The window CGTGGCCAACCCGCTGGTGTTCTCCGAGGAGATCTGGTTCCGCACCACCCAGGCCGGCGGCCGGCTGATGGGTTTCTCCGCCTCGCGGACGGGCCAGTCGACGCAGTACGACCGGCACGTGTTCCTCAACAACTCCGGCCAGGTCGTCTTCGGCGTCTACCCGAGCGCGGTCAAGGTGGTTGTCAGCCCGCTCGCCTACAACGACGGCAACTGGCACCACATGGTGGCGACGCTGTCCGGCAGCGGCACGGCCAACCCGGGCATGCGGCTGTACATGGACGGTGCTCTGGTCGCCTCCGATCCGACGACCTTCACGGCTGAGAACACCACCGGTTTCTGGCGTGTCGGCTGGGACAACCTCACCAGCTGGGGGGTCAACATGCCGACCCAGTTCGCCTTCATCGGCAACGTCGCCTGGGCCTCGGTCTACACCGTCGCGCTGACGCCGACGCAGGTCGCCCAGCACTACAACTCCGGCAAGTAGTCACCTCTACCGCTGTCCCGGCGATGTTTCGCCGACGCCCCGCACGGTGAACAGGAGGCGGTGCGTCCCGGTCGGGACGCCCGGCCGCGCCCGGCGCGTGGCCGACAGCGACACGGAGGTTGACCCATGGCTGAGATCACCGCCCATCACGGGCTTTTCCGGAACACCAAGCTGCACGTCGACGACACCGGCGGAAGCGGCAGGCCGGTGGTGCTGATCCACGGCTGGCCGTTGTCCGGCGCCTCCTGGTCCGAGCAGGTCCCTGCCCTGCAGCAGGCCGGCTACCGGGTGGTCACCTACGACCGCCGCGGCTTCGGACGCAGTGACAAGACCTTCTCCGGGTACGACTACGACACCCTGACCGACGACCTGCAGGCGCTGCTGACGGAGCTCGACCTGCAGGACGTCACCCTGGTGGGCTTCTCGATGGGTGGGGGCGAGGTGGCGCGGTACTTCACCCGTTTCGGCACCGAACGGCTGCGCAGCGTCGTGTTCGCCGCGGCCGTGCCGCCGTACCTGCTGCAGTCCGAGGAGAACCCGGACGGCCCGCTCACCGAGGAGATGGCGAACGGGATGGCGGAGCAGCTCGAGGCGGACCCGCCATCGTTCTACGACGGCTTCGTCACCCAGTTCTTCACCGCCGGCGGCGAGCTGAAGGTGACGGAGGAGCAGCGGCAGGAGGCGCTGGCGCTCACCCGGGAGGCCGACAAGAAGGCGGCCCTGGGCTGCATGGAGGCTTTCGGCACCACCGATTTCCGCGACGACCTGCGGGCGGTCACCGTGCCCGCGCTGATCGTGCACGGGGACGGTGACGGCACCGTGCCGTTCGTGGGATCCGGGGCGCGGACCCACGCGGCGATCCCGGACAGCACCCTGCACGTGATCAAAGGCGGCCCGCACGGGATCAACGTCAGCCACGCCGACGAGTTCAACCGGGTGCTGCTGGACTTCCTGACGGTCTGACCCTCAGGTCCCGGACCCTCAGTGCACTGGGTCCTCGGCGTCACAGGAACTCGGCGCCACAGAACCTCGGCGCCACAGACAAGGAGAGCCGGACCCTGACGGGTCCGGCTCTCCTTGGTGTCAACGGGTTCTCAGGCGAGAACGTCCGAGAACTCGGCGAGCAGCGCGGCCTTCGGCTTGGCGCCGACGACCTGCTTGACCGGCTTGCCGTTCTGGAAGACCAGCATCGTCGGGATCGACAGGATCTGGTACTGCTGCGAGATCTGCGGGTTGGCGTCGATGTCGAGCTTGGCGACGGTGACCTTGTCGGCGTGCTTCTCCGAGATCTCCTCCAGGATGGGGGCGATCATCCGGCACGGCCCGCACCACTCGGCCCAGAAGTCGACGATGACGGGCTTGTCGGACAGCAGCACGTCATCGGCGAACGTGGCGTCGGTGACCTTCTTGGTGGCCATGATGTGTACCTCTCGTGGTGGGGGTGGGTGGTCCGGTGACTCAGACGGTGGCGGGCTCGGGGTCGGTCAGCAGGGCGTCGTGGTGCGGGTGGTTCGCCAGGTAGTGCTGGGCGTCCAGGGCCGCGGCGCAGCCCGACCCGGCAGCGGTGATCGCCTGCCGGTAGGTGTGGTCGACCAGGTCACCGCAGGCGTAGACGCCCTCGATGTCGGTCGCCGTGCCCTGGTCCCGGCCGACGTGGTGGCCGGTGAGGACGTAACCCTCGCCGTCGAGTGCCACCTGGTCGCGGAACAGCTCGGACCGCGGGTCGTGCCCGATGGCCAGGAACAGGCCCGTCGCGCCGATCTCGCTGACCTCGCCGGTGCGGGTGTCGGTGATCTCCAGGGACGACACCGTGGTGTCGCCCTTCACCCCGGTCACCGCGGCATTGGTGAGCCAGCTGATCTTCGGGTTCTGCCGGGCGCGCTCGAGCATGATCGGGCTGGCCCGGAACTCCTCGCGCCGGTGCACGATCGTCACCGACCGGCCGAATCGGGTGAGGAAGGTCGCCTCCTCCATCGCGGAGTCGCCACCGCCGACCACGACGATGTCCTGGTCACGGAAGAAGAAGCCGTCACAGGTGGCACAGGCCGAGACGCCGCGGCCGATCAGCCGCTGCTCGTCCGGCAGGTTCAGGTAGCGCGCCGCGGACCCGGTGGCCAGCACCACCGAGCGGGCACGGAACATCTCGCCGTCCACGACGACCGACTTGATCGGACCGCGCAGGTCGACGGACTCGACGTCCTGGCTGCGCAGCTCGGCACCGAACTTCTCCGCCTGCTCGCGCATCTTCGCCATCAGGTCCGGGCCCATGATCCCGTCCGGGAAGCCCGGGAAGTTTTCCACCTCGGTGGTCGTCATCAACGCACCGCCGTACTGGAAGCCCTCGAAGACCAGCGGCTTCAGCTCGGCCCGCGCCAGGTAGGTCGCGGCCGTGTAGCCGGCCGGCCCGGAGCCGATCACGATGACGTCGCGGACGGTGCCGCTGTCGGTGTGGGTGCCCTCGCTCATGCTGTCCTCTCGCTGTCCCCGCCCGACCGGGCAGGTGCTGCACACGCTGGAACGCCAGCCTAACCGGCCGCATTCCCGGCCCCGGCCTGCTCAGGCGGGTCGTCGTCGTGTGCGATGTGCCGCAGTGAGTGCCAGATCAGCACCACGAACACGGCCGATCCGGCGAACGCGAACCAGAACGGCGCGACCACCCCGTAGTGCTGGGCGAGCACCCCGCCGATGCCGGATCCGGCGACCAGCCCGCCGAACACGCCGACCATGTTCACGCTGCCCACCCGGCCCTGCAGCTCGGTGGGCACCACCCGCTGCCGGACGGTCACCGAGGTGGTGCCCCAGATGAAGGCGTGCGCCCCGAAGACGAAGAAGATGATCATCGCCAACCACGGTGAGGTGGTCAGGGCCAATGCGAGATGGGTCAGCGTCTCGATGATCAGGCCGATCCTCATCAGCCCGCCGAGGCTGATCCGCCGGGTGATCCAGCCGTAGGCGAGGGTGGCCAGCAGACCGCCGACCGCGCTGACCGTGGTGATCAGGCCGAAGCCGACCTCGCCGAGGCCGAGGCGCTCGGTGGCGTAGAGCACCAGCACCGACCAGGCGGCGCCGAAGGTGATGTTGAAGATGAAGATGGTGAGCACCAGGGTGCGGACCGCCGGGTGGTGCCGGACCCAGCGGAAGCCCTCGGCGATGTCGTGGTGCAGTCGGCCGCGGTGCTCCGGCGCCCGGCCGTGCGGCGGCAGCTTGATCCGGGCGATCAGCACGGTGGCCAGCGCGACGACGCAGGCCTGGGTGCCGAACGGCCAGGCCGACCCGACCGCGAACAGCGCCGCGCCGATCGGCGGCCCGGCCAGCTGGTTGATGGTGACGAACCCGGTCTGCAGCCGGGAGTTCGCCAGCGCCAGGTCCTGCTTGCCGACCAGCATCGGCAGGAACGTCTGCTGCGCGGTGTCGGCGAACACCTCCGTCGAGGCGAGCACGAAGAGGGTGATCAGGACCAGGGCGATGCTCGCGATCCCGGTGAGCACCGAGGTGACCAGGACGGCCAGCACGGCGATCCGGATGAACCCGGTGACGATCACGATCCGCCGCCGGTCCAGTCGGTCGGTGAGGGCCCCGGCCAGCGGCGCGAACAGCAGCGGCGGCAGCCACTGCAGGGTGGCGGCCAGCGCGACCAGCACCGCGTCCTGCGTCATCGACGCGACCAGCAGCGGTCCCGCCGCCAGCGAGATCCCGTCCCCCAGCTGGCTCGTCCAGCTGGCCGGCAGCAGCAGCCGGAACTCCCGCCCGAACCGGGCCGGGGTCAGGGTCTCCACGATCCATCCCCGGCCTCGGCGCACCCGGGGAGCCTAGGGGAGTCGGGCACCGCCTGCCGCTGCTTTTGGCTCCGGGCGGACGGCATGGGGGGTGGTTGGCATCGTCTCGGCCCGTCCGCTGGTCGGGGGCCTGGCCGGGGGCGGGCGCACGCGGTCTGGTGGCGGCTTCAATCGGTGCCGTCTGGCCGCGGTTTCCGCGGAGCAGTGGCGCGGATCGGGGGTGGACGCTCGGGTTCGTGGTGGTGGGGCCGCGCTGGTCGGGGGGCTGTCCGGGGCGGCGCACGCGGTCTGGTGGCGGCGTCAACCGCGCTGGTCGGGCGGGGTGTCTATCAGCGCCGTCTGGCCGCGGTTTCCGCGGTGCAGTGGCACGGATCGGGGGTGGATGTTCGGGTTCGTGGCGGTGGGGCCGCGCTGGTCGGGGGGCTGTCCGGCGGCGGGCGCACGCGGTCGGGTGGGGTGTCTAACGGTGCCGTCCGGCCGCGGTTTCCGCGGTGCAGTGGCACCGATCGAGCCGGTGGCGGTCCAGGACCCTGACCGCGCTCGACGGACGCAGGCCCACCGGTCTCGCAGCGAAGTGGGCTGATCGAATCTCTTCTCGCCTCACGGGATCTGACCTGCGCATTGTGGATCGATCGACGGTGAGGTCCGGCGCGGCGGTCAGCATGACCAGATGGACCGTCAACTTCGCGACCGGGTCGATCGGCGACTGCGACGCCAGTGGGGTGTGATCTCCCGCCGCCAGGCGCTGGCTGTGGGCATGTCGGAGGATCAGGTCGACCGTCTGGTGCAGGCGGGCGTGTGGTTGCCGATGCACCCCGGTGTGTACCGATCGTCGACCAACGACACTTCGGTCCGTGCGGAGATCCTCGCTGCCGGTCTGTGGGCGGGCGACCGAGGGGTGCTCGACGGCTGGGCTGCTGCGTGGTGGTGGGGTCTGACCGATCAGCGGCCGCCGGTGATCGAACTGGCCGTCCACCGCCGCTCCCACCTCCGGCCGCGACCTGGTGTCGCCCTCGTTTCCAGAACGGTCGCCGATGTCGATGTCCTCATCCACACGGGGATCCGGATCGTCGATCGTCCTACCGCGGTGATGCACGCTGCAGTGGTGATGGGAGCGGACGGGGTCCGCCTGCTCGACCGGCAACTGCAGCAGCGCACCGTGGATCTGTCCCAGATCACGGCTGTCGTCGAGAAGGACCGGAACCGTCGTGGCAACAAGGTTGCCCGGCGGCTGATCGAACTGGTCGGCGACGGTGCCGCGGCAGAGTCGGAGCGACGGTGCATCAGATTGCTCCGGCAGGCAGGGATCAAGGGGTGGGAAGTCGGCCGGGAGGTGACGATCGGCGCTCGCCGATACGTGCTGGACCTGGCATTCGTCCGGGAGCGCATCGCCGTCGAGATCGACGGGCTGGCCTGGCACACCGATCCGGACCGGTTCCAGACGGATCGGCGTCGGCAGAACGAGCTCATCAACGCGGGGTGGCGGGTCCTCCGCTTCACTTGGTACGAACTCGTGGAGCGGCCAGGGACGGTCCTCGCCTCCATCCGGACGGCTCTCGATGCCCGGCGCCAACAGCCTTGACCGCCTGGCCGGGAGCCAAATGTGCCGTTCGCCCGCGGATTCCGCGGTCAACAGGCGCGGATCGGAAGTGCCCCGCCATTCCAGGACGCCCCGGGCGAATTGCCGGCCGAGAACTACGGGGAGACGGTCCGCTGAGCCCGGAGTACCCGGACCCCGGGCGATCGGTGCCGTTCGTCCGCGGATTCCGCGGTCAACAGGCGCGGATCGGAAGTGCCCGTCGACCAGCCGTTCCCGGAGTACCCCGGGCGGGCAGCGATCGGTGCCGTTCGTCTGCGGATTCCGCGGTCAACAGGCACGGATCGAAACCGCCCCGCCACTCCCGGACGCCCGGGCGAATTGCCGGACGAGAACTACCGGGAGACGGTCCGCTGAGCCCGGAGTGCCCGGCCGGCAGCGATCTGTGCCGTTCGTCCGCGGATTCCGCCAATGGGCACGGATCGGAAGGGCCCGTCAACCAGCTGTTAACGGAGTACCCCGGACCCGCAGCGATCGGCGCCGTTCGTCCGCGGATTCCGCCGTCAACAGGCACGGATCGAACCGCCCCGCCACTCCAGGACGCCCGGGCGAATCGCCGGGCGAGGACTACCGGGAGACGGTCTGGTCCTCGAGGACGTCGGCGCCGGCGGCGGAGCAGCCCTGGGCGACGACGATGATGCGGGCGCCACCCGGATCGCCGGGCACGACGACGGCGATGGCGGAGGCGCTGCGGCCCTCGTAGGTACCGTCGGCGACACCGAGCACCTGGTCCTGGCTGGTGATGTCCAGGGAGGTGAGGCAGCCGACGTAGGTGATCGGGTCGGCCAGCGACCCGCCCGCGGCGGGCTGCTTGCCCTGAATCTCCTCGTAGGCCGCCTGCATGTTCGCCGGGTCGAACTGGAGGGCGTTCGGCGGGGCGATCGCGGTCGGCGCCGGGCTGTTCGAGACGGTTGTCGGGACGACGGCGTTGCCGTCGGTTGCGGCGGTGCCCGGGCTCTCCGAACCACGCAGCCCGACGACGGTGACCGTCGCGATGGCCGCCACGGCTGCGGCGATGCCGATGCCGAGGAAGACCCGGCGCTTCGACCGGGCGGAGCGGATGTCCCGCACCGTGGAATCCGGTCCCGTGGGACCAACGGGACCGACCGGGCCGGACGGACCGGCCTGCTCGAACCGCGGGGGCGGCGGGGGTGCCTGGCGCTGCGCCCGCCGCCGGGCCAGGTCGTCGGTGCCGACCGGGGGAGGGGGTGGGGTGACGGGAGCGGACTGCATCGGGGCGACGGTCCGACCGGCACCGCTGCGCTGCATGGACTCGGCCGTGATCGCCCGGTCCAACCGCGAGGCGTACTGCTCGGGCATCACCGGGACGGGCAGCAGCGAAAGATCGTCGACGACGGAGGAGAGCGCGGCCAGTACGGCCTGCGCCTCCGGATCAGCGGCCATCTCGGCACGCAGTCTCGCCTCGGTCTCCGGGGGGTAGACCCCGGCGTGCACGTCGGCGATGACATCGAGAGACCACGGCGGACCGGTCGGGGTCGCCATCCCCTGCTCGTTGCTCATCGTCCTGCTCCTCCGCGTCCCATGGGTGGTTCTGTCCTGGGTGGCGGTGCCCCGGACCGCGGAACCGGGTCGGCCTGACGACCGGCGGCCCGGGTCCTGGGTGCGCCAACGGGGGGTTCGACGTGAGGAACGGCGTCCGGGTTCCGTAGATGTCCGAGAAGAATTGCGAGTTTCGCGCGACCCCGCGCACACCGGCTCTTGACCGTGCCCTCGGCCACCCCGAGCGCCTGCGCGGCCTCGGCGACGGAGTAGCCCTCGACGTCGACCAGCACGATCGCCGCGCGCTGGTCCTCGGGCAGGGTGGCCAGCGCGCCCTCGATGTCCATCGCCAGCTCGCGGTCGGCGTAGGCGTCGCGCGGGACCTGCGGCTCGTTCGGTCCTTCCTCCGGCAGCTGGGTGGTCGGCCGGGCCTGCCGCCGGCGGATCCGGTCCAGACAGGCGTTGACCACGATCCGGTGCAGCCACGTGGTGACGGCCGACTCCATCCGGAACCGGTCGGCCGCGCGGAACGCCGAGATCGACGCCTCCTGCACGGCGTCCGCGGCCTCCTCCGGATCCCGGAGCGTGCGCAGCGCGACCGCCCACATCCGGTCCCGGTGACGGGCGATCAGCTCGTTGAACGCCCGCGGATCACCGGCGACGTGCGCGGACAGCAGATCCGCGTCGGTCCGTCCGGAGTCGAGGGCAGGCACGTGTGGAGCCTAGGGCATGGCTCCCGACCCCGAATCTGCTGCGCACCGCCCTGAAAAACAGTCTGATGCGTTGACAGATGTTTGCCAGGTCGGAAGGCCGACCAGGATTCCCAGCTCCTCGACCGCCTTGCCGACGGCCCGACAGGACATCGCTCGCGACGATCCGGGATCGAGAGACACGCCCTCGGACATCCGGTCCCGATCCCGGCACGACCGCAAGGACGCACCGGTCCGAGGAACCACCGACGGCCGGCGGCTGCGACGGAGGGATCAGGTGCCGTTGACGACGAGCTCGTTGATCACGGCGCTGAAGCGGTTGCCGTCGGGCACGAGCTTGGTCACGAACACCACGATGTACGGGGAGGACGTGGCCCCGGAGACCGGGATGTCGAAGGCCCGGTTGTCCGCGACGGTCGCGGTGGCGAGCACCTTCGTCTGGTCCAGCGGCACATCCGGCCCGGTGGCCGAGCGGATCTCGATCACCGCTCCGACGCTGTCGCTGGTCACCTGGACCGAGGTGACGGTGGTGGGCTTCGCCAGCTGCAGGGTGAGGCCGACGCCGGTCTTCACGGTCGGGAACTGCTGGTTGTACTGGAAGGTCCCCCACGCCGAGGTGACGTCGCCGTCGAACGCCCGCGGCGCCCGGCCGGTGTTGTCCTTGTTCCCGTCGCCCTGCGGGTCGTAGACGATCGCCTGGGTGATCGCGACCGGTGCCGAGGCGGGCGGGGCACTGCTGGCCGAGGTGGCCTCCGACTGAGAGGCGGAGGTGGACGCCCCGGTGGAGCCGCTCGCGGACGGGCTGGTCGTCGCGCCGGAGCTCGGCGGGGCCGACGTGCCGGCCGTGCCCGGTGTCCCGCCCTGCGAGGAACCCGCGCTCGTGCTGGCGCGGGTCGGGGGTTCGGCGCCGATCTGGGTCAGCACCTGCTTGGACAGGCTCGCGATCAGGATGATGATCAGCGCGGCGAAGGCGGTGAGCATGCCCGCGGCCACACCGAGCTTGATCCGGCGTTCCTTGATCAGCCGACGCTCGACCGGGCTGAGCTCGACCACCTGCGGCTCGTCGGCCGGCCGCGGGGCAGGGGCGGGAGCGGTCTCCGGCTGGCGGAGCAGTGCGGCGATCGCGCCGACGGCGTGGATGCCGGCCGGCTCGTCCGGGTGCAGCGCCCGGTCGGCGAGCGCGGACAGCGCCTCCGGGATGCCCGGCCGCACCTCGTCGGCGGGAACCTCCCGGCCGCGGCGGGTCGGCGCCGGCGGCAGCCCGCCGGCATCGGAGAGCGAGAGGTGGACGGTCGCGTCGTCGGGACTGGGCGGGCTGAGCGGCCAGGTTCCGGTGAGCATCAGGTAGAGCAGGGCGCCGACCGCGCGGATGTCCTGATCCGGGGTCGCGCTGCCGTGCGCGATGACGTGCGACAACCGGACCTGGCCGTCGAAGTTGACCCGGACCAGCGACGGGTTGATCGCACCGAGGGCGATGCCGTTGCGGTGCGCCTCGGCGACCGCCTCGGAGATCTTCGAGGTGATCGAGGTGGCGACCTCGGGCTCCAGCGGTCCGCCGGAGAGCAGGTCGGTCAGTGTCGCGCCGTCCACCCACTGGCCGACCACGAACGACTGGCCCTGCTCGGTGCCGACGTCGAGGGTCTGTGGCAATCCGATGTGGTGCAGCCGGCCGACGCGCAGGGTGCGGGCGACGGTCGCGGACGCGGCGTTCGACTCGGGCAGCAGCGTGACCGCCATGTCACGCGGCAGCACCGTGTCCTTGGCCCGCCAGAACTTGTTGCCCGCGCTGTCGGTGGCGATCAGGTTGACCAGCCGGTAGCGGCCACCGATCGTCGCCCCGGGGGAGAGCTGGACGGCCGGGGCGGAGGTCCGCAGCGGACCCGACCCGACGTTGACCGTCGCCTCGGGATCGCGCGGGGGCTCCGGGCTGCGCGGCGGCGGTGCGCCGGGTCCGCCGGTCGGGGTGCTCACGCGCGGGTCCACCTGCTCTCGTCTGCGTTCCGGGGTCCGGGGGCGGGCCGGGGTGATCTGTTCGGTGCGGTCGCTCGGGCCACCCGCCGATCGGGCCACGGGAGGGGCCGCTGATGCGGTGGCCCGGGAAGATCCTGCCAGTCCCGCTGTTCCGGCCGTGTTCACCGGGGTTCCGCCGGCGTTCACCGCGCGACCCGGTGCAGCGCCGGCACCGGCCGCACCGACCGCCGCTCCGCGCGCGGCACCAGCGCCCGCGGCACCGGCGGCAACTCCGGCGGCGCGAGCACCTGCGGCGACTCCGGCCGCGGCACCGGCACCGGCGGCAACTCCGGCCGCGGCACCGGCACCCGCAGCAACCCCGGCGGCAGAGCCCCCGGAACCGCCGGAGCCGCCCGAGCCCCCGGAACCTCCGGAGCCCCCGGAACCTCCGGAGCCCCCGGAACCTCCGGAGCCACCCGAGCCCCCGAACCCGAGCATCCGCTGGATCCGACGCCGGACCGGGATCAGCTCCTCGACGCGGAGCAGCACCGCCGCGACGGCGATCACCACCAGCCCGATCGACCCGGCGACCAGGATGATCAGCACCGCGTCCAGCAGATCGGTCGGCTTCACCCCCACGGTCTCCCGGGCGCCGAAATAGGCTGCCACGCCACCGATCCCGGATGCCAGTGTCATCCGGAGGATGGTCGACAGCGTGCGCCCGGTGCCCATCGGGCCGTAGCGGGCGCGCAGCCAGATCTCGCCGACGATCGCGCCGACGACGTAGGAGATGGCGGTGGACACGGCCAGCCCGGCGATCACGTACTCGGTCGAGGACCCGGCGACGAGGTACATCAGCGGCACCCGGACGGCGACCATGATCAGGTTGATGATCGTCGGGGTGCGGGCGTCCTGCATCGCGTAGAACACCCGCATCTGCACGAGGGTGATCGCCAGCGGCACCAGCCCGATCGCCATCCCGCCCAGCACGCCGCCGACCAGCACGGTGTCCGACAGCGGGACCGCGCCGTGGCGGAACAGCACGGTGGCCACGGCGCCGCCGAGCACCAGCAGGCCCGCCGACACCGGCAGCAGGGCCACCGCGGAGAGCCGGTTGGCCAGCGACATGTCGTCCTTGACGGCGGCCAGGTCGCCGGCGGCGGCGTGCCGGCTCATCCGCGGCATGATCGCGGTCAGCACCGCGACGCCGAGGATCCCGTAGGGCATCTGGAAGATCAGCGACGCGGTCTGGAAGAACCAGATGCCGCCCGCGTCCTCGCCGGAGGCGAGCCGCATGGTGGCCGTGACGCCGATCTGCGACACCACGACGTACAGCGTCGCCCACAGCAGCAGTCGGCCGGCCTGCGAGAACCGCTGGTCCCAGCCGAACCGCCACTTCCAGCGGAAGCCGGTGCGGCGCAGCGACGGGATCATCACCACGGCCTGCACGATGATGCCGAGCGTGGTGCCCAGCCCGAGGATCAGCATCGGGGTGCGACCGATGGCGTCGGCCTCGACCGCGCCGAAGTTCCCGAGTCCCAGCAGCACCGCGACCGCGA is drawn from Nakamurella alba and contains these coding sequences:
- a CDS encoding alpha/beta fold hydrolase encodes the protein MAEITAHHGLFRNTKLHVDDTGGSGRPVVLIHGWPLSGASWSEQVPALQQAGYRVVTYDRRGFGRSDKTFSGYDYDTLTDDLQALLTELDLQDVTLVGFSMGGGEVARYFTRFGTERLRSVVFAAAVPPYLLQSEENPDGPLTEEMANGMAEQLEADPPSFYDGFVTQFFTAGGELKVTEEQRQEALALTREADKKAALGCMEAFGTTDFRDDLRAVTVPALIVHGDGDGTVPFVGSGARTHAAIPDSTLHVIKGGPHGINVSHADEFNRVLLDFLTV
- the trxA gene encoding thioredoxin, giving the protein MATKKVTDATFADDVLLSDKPVIVDFWAEWCGPCRMIAPILEEISEKHADKVTVAKLDIDANPQISQQYQILSIPTMLVFQNGKPVKQVVGAKPKAALLAEFSDVLA
- the trxB gene encoding thioredoxin-disulfide reductase gives rise to the protein MSEGTHTDSGTVRDVIVIGSGPAGYTAATYLARAELKPLVFEGFQYGGALMTTTEVENFPGFPDGIMGPDLMAKMREQAEKFGAELRSQDVESVDLRGPIKSVVVDGEMFRARSVVLATGSAARYLNLPDEQRLIGRGVSACATCDGFFFRDQDIVVVGGGDSAMEEATFLTRFGRSVTIVHRREEFRASPIMLERARQNPKISWLTNAAVTGVKGDTTVSSLEITDTRTGEVSEIGATGLFLAIGHDPRSELFRDQVALDGEGYVLTGHHVGRDQGTATDIEGVYACGDLVDHTYRQAITAAGSGCAAALDAQHYLANHPHHDALLTDPEPATV
- a CDS encoding MFS transporter; translated protein: MVETLTPARFGREFRLLLPASWTSQLGDGISLAAGPLLVASMTQDAVLVALAATLQWLPPLLFAPLAGALTDRLDRRRIVIVTGFIRIAVLAVLVTSVLTGIASIALVLITLFVLASTEVFADTAQQTFLPMLVGKQDLALANSRLQTGFVTINQLAGPPIGAALFAVGSAWPFGTQACVVALATVLIARIKLPPHGRAPEHRGRLHHDIAEGFRWVRHHPAVRTLVLTIFIFNITFGAAWSVLVLYATERLGLGEVGFGLITTVSAVGGLLATLAYGWITRRISLGGLMRIGLIIETLTHLALALTTSPWLAMIIFFVFGAHAFIWGTTSVTVRQRVVPTELQGRVGSVNMVGVFGGLVAGSGIGGVLAQHYGVVAPFWFAFAGSAVFVVLIWHSLRHIAHDDDPPEQAGAGNAAG
- a CDS encoding DUF559 domain-containing protein; translation: MDRQLRDRVDRRLRRQWGVISRRQALAVGMSEDQVDRLVQAGVWLPMHPGVYRSSTNDTSVRAEILAAGLWAGDRGVLDGWAAAWWWGLTDQRPPVIELAVHRRSHLRPRPGVALVSRTVADVDVLIHTGIRIVDRPTAVMHAAVVMGADGVRLLDRQLQQRTVDLSQITAVVEKDRNRRGNKVARRLIELVGDGAAAESERRCIRLLRQAGIKGWEVGREVTIGARRYVLDLAFVRERIAVEIDGLAWHTDPDRFQTDRRRQNELINAGWRVLRFTWYELVERPGTVLASIRTALDARRQQP
- the sigM gene encoding RNA polymerase sigma factor SigM, with protein sequence MPALDSGRTDADLLSAHVAGDPRAFNELIARHRDRMWAVALRTLRDPEEAADAVQEASISAFRAADRFRMESAVTTWLHRIVVNACLDRIRRRQARPTTQLPEEGPNEPQVPRDAYADRELAMDIEGALATLPEDQRAAIVLVDVEGYSVAEAAQALGVAEGTVKSRCARGRAKLAILLGHLRNPDAVPHVEPPVGAPRTRAAGRQADPVPRSGAPPPRTEPPMGRGGAGR
- the murJ gene encoding murein biosynthesis integral membrane protein MurJ — protein: MTDSRPGAGHGPAGGGRGPAGDGRGPGHRGPGGRGPAPADPGIDPDAETVIGAGPSSGDPAGSTPPGEPEPPEWFRQAARRSPPPSRPGRIDPASRLHPAFHGAAGSAGRSPGRPPQEPWRGAPAVLYPGTEDATQLIQRITDEAIPDAVLDPALDPARVDPGLDPAPSDETVALRPPQVVATQAPDDGSGATTVLGPGEARSGQGEARPAEVPLKTASTAGVVRAGALMAVATVISRVTGLLAKIAIAAIIGSGMVNSSYTLANTLPNIVFELLIGGVLTSVAIPLLTRAQRSDPDGGQEYTQRLMSLAVVGLAAATVLAVACAPLLTRLYLGSDSKADPELANQFAALLLPQIFFYGLAALFGAVLNTKERFAANAWAPVLNNLVVIAVAVLLGLGNFGAVEADAIGRTPMLILGLGTTLGIIVQAVVMIPSLRRTGFRWKWRFGWDQRFSQAGRLLLWATLYVVVSQIGVTATMRLASGEDAGGIWFFQTASLIFQMPYGILGVAVLTAIMPRMSRHAAAGDLAAVKDDMSLANRLSAVALLPVSAGLLVLGGAVATVLFRHGAVPLSDTVLVGGVLGGMAIGLVPLAITLVQMRVFYAMQDARTPTIINLIMVAVRVPLMYLVAGSSTEYVIAGLAVSTAISYVVGAIVGEIWLRARYGPMGTGRTLSTILRMTLASGIGGVAAYFGARETVGVKPTDLLDAVLIILVAGSIGLVVIAVAAVLLRVEELIPVRRRIQRMLGFGGSGGSGGSGGSGGSGGSGGSGGSGGSGGSGGSAAGVAAGAGAAAGVAAGAGAAAGVAAGARAAGVAAGAAGAGAARGAAVGAAGAGAAPGRAVNAGGTPVNTAGTAGLAGSSRATASAAPPVARSAGGPSDRTEQITPARPRTPERRREQVDPRVSTPTGGPGAPPPRSPEPPRDPEATVNVGSGPLRTSAPAVQLSPGATIGGRYRLVNLIATDSAGNKFWRAKDTVLPRDMAVTLLPESNAASATVARTLRVGRLHHIGLPQTLDVGTEQGQSFVVGQWVDGATLTDLLSGGPLEPEVATSITSKISEAVAEAHRNGIALGAINPSLVRVNFDGQVRLSHVIAHGSATPDQDIRAVGALLYLMLTGTWPLSPPSPDDATVHLSLSDAGGLPPAPTRRGREVPADEVRPGIPEALSALADRALHPDEPAGIHAVGAIAALLRQPETAPAPAPRPADEPQVVELSPVERRLIKERRIKLGVAAGMLTAFAALIIILIASLSKQVLTQIGAEPPTRASTSAGSSQGGTPGTAGTSAPPSSGATTSPSASGSTGASTSASQSEATSASSAPPASAPVAITQAIVYDPQGDGNKDNTGRAPRAFDGDVTSAWGTFQYNQQFPTVKTGVGLTLQLAKPTTVTSVQVTSDSVGAVIEIRSATGPDVPLDQTKVLATATVADNRAFDIPVSGATSSPYIVVFVTKLVPDGNRFSAVINELVVNGT